One genomic segment of Aquipluma nitroreducens includes these proteins:
- the brxL gene encoding protease Lon-related BREX system protein BrxL, whose translation MITLDNLDQKLLDYFRGYVVKKDLVRSVKVGANVPVFVLEYLIANSCSTNDEEKIRKGIENVKNVLSQHYVNPEESALIHSKIRENGSYKIIDKITVRLDSKKDIYWAHLLNSNIKDANISDALVNEHDKMMLGGIWAIIDVAYDPTIKMGSNIYPFVVKEINPIQLSSFDNSKVINNRKNFTKEEWTDVLLRSAGYEPNSEGFTDRIKMLLISRLIPLVESNFNFVEIGPRSTGKSFVFKELTPYAVLISGGQGTVAKLFVNGSTGKVGSVGQWDAICFDEATDKIFKDRDAIPLMKDYMESGSFSRAGAGGEITGSASLIYNGNINQPVETVLQTSHLFSPLSDEVNSDTAFLDRIHFYLPGWEMLKFSPHHFTSNFGFSTDFFSENLKSYRKQNYTDAIDQYFSLGAHLKQRDTKPVKKTVSGLIKLMHPDGIFTKEDVREYLELALEMRRRVKEQLKRIGGMEFWDTNFSYIDKENQEEKFVALPEEKGNNLIESTPLAPGVCYTCTVDGDSMALVRIEVVSTMGSGKLNITGTSNMQVKENIKNTYQYIKANEKSILSEQHSLKNFDLSIQITNMLGASISSGIGSAVYLAILSALYKKNLKAGLAVLGNISVGGAIERAINFADKITMLSENGAKTVIVPMDNLQELSNVPPTVLGNTDVPFYANNKMLMQKAILSE comes from the coding sequence ATGATAACATTAGATAATCTTGATCAAAAGCTGCTTGACTATTTCAGAGGCTATGTAGTAAAAAAAGACCTGGTTCGTTCCGTTAAAGTGGGAGCTAATGTTCCGGTTTTCGTATTGGAATACCTGATTGCCAACTCTTGTTCCACCAATGATGAAGAAAAGATCAGGAAGGGGATTGAGAACGTGAAAAACGTTCTTTCGCAGCACTATGTAAATCCTGAAGAAAGTGCTTTGATCCACTCCAAAATCAGAGAAAACGGCAGCTATAAAATTATTGATAAAATTACGGTCCGCCTCGATTCCAAGAAAGATATCTATTGGGCTCACTTGCTGAACAGTAACATCAAAGATGCGAACATCAGCGATGCGCTGGTCAATGAGCATGATAAAATGATGCTCGGTGGTATTTGGGCCATTATTGATGTGGCGTATGACCCAACCATTAAAATGGGGTCGAACATTTACCCGTTTGTAGTGAAAGAGATCAACCCGATTCAGTTATCATCATTCGATAACAGCAAAGTGATCAACAACCGGAAGAATTTCACAAAAGAAGAATGGACCGATGTTTTACTCCGAAGTGCTGGGTATGAACCAAATTCGGAAGGATTTACTGACCGGATAAAGATGCTTTTGATTTCCAGGCTGATTCCATTGGTAGAATCAAATTTCAATTTTGTTGAAATAGGTCCCCGGTCAACAGGTAAGTCATTCGTTTTTAAAGAACTTACACCTTATGCCGTTTTAATTTCCGGAGGTCAGGGTACAGTAGCGAAACTCTTTGTAAACGGATCTACCGGAAAGGTCGGCTCAGTTGGACAGTGGGATGCAATATGTTTCGACGAAGCAACCGATAAAATATTCAAAGACCGGGATGCTATTCCGTTGATGAAAGATTACATGGAATCCGGATCATTCTCACGTGCTGGTGCAGGTGGTGAAATTACCGGCAGCGCCTCACTTATTTACAATGGGAATATCAATCAACCAGTTGAAACAGTACTGCAAACTTCCCACCTTTTCAGCCCATTATCTGACGAAGTAAATTCGGATACAGCTTTTCTCGACCGTATTCACTTTTATTTGCCCGGTTGGGAAATGTTGAAATTTTCACCGCATCATTTCACTTCCAACTTTGGATTCAGTACCGATTTCTTTTCTGAAAATCTGAAATCATACCGAAAACAAAACTACACCGATGCTATAGATCAATACTTTTCGCTTGGAGCTCACTTAAAACAACGTGACACAAAGCCAGTAAAGAAAACCGTTTCAGGCTTAATTAAGCTCATGCATCCTGATGGGATTTTCACGAAGGAAGATGTGCGCGAATACTTGGAATTGGCTCTTGAAATGCGCCGCAGGGTAAAAGAGCAACTCAAACGCATCGGTGGAATGGAATTCTGGGATACCAATTTTTCATACATCGATAAGGAAAATCAGGAAGAGAAGTTTGTTGCACTGCCTGAAGAAAAGGGTAACAATCTGATTGAAAGTACACCATTGGCTCCCGGAGTATGTTATACCTGTACCGTAGATGGCGATAGTATGGCGCTGGTCCGTATTGAAGTTGTTTCGACAATGGGAAGTGGCAAATTGAACATTACAGGCACTTCCAATATGCAGGTCAAGGAAAATATCAAGAACACCTATCAGTACATTAAAGCCAACGAAAAGTCAATCCTAAGCGAACAGCACTCTCTGAAGAATTTTGATCTGTCCATACAAATTACAAATATGCTGGGTGCAAGTATATCATCAGGTATTGGATCAGCTGTCTATCTGGCAATCCTGTCTGCTCTTTATAAAAAGAACCTAAAAGCAGGGTTGGCTGTTTTGGGAAATATTTCGGTAGGTGGTGCCATTGAACGAGCCATCAATTTTGCTGATAAAATTACTATGCTCTCAGAAAATGGTGCAAAAACCGTAATTGTTCCGATGGACAATTTACAGGAACTATCAAATGTTCCTCCAACAGTTTTGGGAAACACAGATGTCCCATTTTATGCGAATAATAAGATGTTGATGCAGAAAGCGATATTGAGTGAATAG
- a CDS encoding leucine-rich repeat domain-containing protein, whose amino-acid sequence MNDIAYNLIIITGNKAELERFEKTAYKNDNEVFCLQCLLPLPVYGPKEKKHSVDKSAFVKLIHGGRQRGTFSILLEKSEHHLKYFFNTIDRIINVKYLSIKYPRLTFSLMALHLRNNLCGIGEYMDGKTSNTIYLKWEKFDFEIPSKVGTYSHIEDLGKRIHTMMDVNPEIDDDVFNSPTQKIKFFDYIKRDDFLNNHQDYYEELILKELELSSCSLYHACFACRFPLITNNATDLNKFVKENFLAPAKRELFLNKISALEDNINENRTWWNNLSARWKDEFVRNLMNNVKSLKNKTPEHVLDYIESTDKGLEQLLRLKQLHVKDDLIADLSPVFYLKNLQDFRIIEPKYFNTDFLDIYPIPLRKKVKNLNIDGMSMFHFGRIKDFVGLKHLSCRKSDLEFLSCIEDLCQLETLIIGEENHFSSLKPLSKLMLKSLDISFSNVTDISPLKKMKSLEILNLGNTSIYDLSPLFELSKLKHLVLPDETVLSVTDNQITKFEKENKLQQELKNYLNQKSSSTQNNQAKVELNPEFDYNKKWFLVPDEHDVFTM is encoded by the coding sequence ATGAACGATATAGCCTACAATCTAATTATCATCACTGGGAATAAAGCAGAACTTGAACGTTTTGAAAAAACGGCTTATAAAAATGACAATGAAGTGTTTTGTTTACAATGTTTGCTGCCTTTGCCAGTTTATGGACCCAAAGAAAAAAAACATTCCGTTGATAAATCAGCTTTTGTTAAGCTAATTCATGGTGGTAGGCAAAGGGGAACTTTTAGCATCTTACTTGAAAAGTCTGAGCATCATCTTAAATATTTCTTTAATACCATTGACAGAATCATAAATGTTAAATATCTATCTATTAAATATCCGAGATTAACCTTCTCCCTGATGGCTTTGCATTTGAGGAACAATCTCTGTGGAATTGGAGAATACATGGATGGAAAAACCAGTAATACAATATATTTGAAATGGGAAAAATTTGACTTTGAAATTCCAAGCAAGGTAGGTACTTATTCTCATATTGAGGATTTAGGGAAACGGATACATACCATGATGGATGTAAACCCCGAAATCGATGACGATGTGTTTAATTCACCTACTCAGAAAATTAAATTCTTTGATTATATCAAGCGAGACGATTTCCTGAACAATCATCAGGATTATTATGAGGAATTGATTTTGAAAGAATTGGAGCTTAGCAGTTGTAGTTTATATCACGCATGTTTTGCATGTCGATTTCCATTAATCACGAATAATGCCACAGACCTGAATAAATTTGTTAAAGAAAATTTCTTGGCACCAGCAAAAAGAGAATTATTCCTAAATAAAATTTCTGCATTAGAGGATAATATAAACGAAAATCGTACATGGTGGAACAATCTTTCAGCGAGGTGGAAGGATGAGTTTGTCAGAAACCTAATGAACAATGTAAAAAGCTTAAAAAATAAAACACCTGAACATGTGCTGGATTATATCGAATCTACAGATAAAGGTCTTGAACAATTATTGAGACTGAAACAATTACATGTTAAGGATGATTTAATTGCTGATTTATCACCCGTATTCTACCTGAAGAATTTACAAGATTTTAGAATTATTGAGCCAAAATATTTTAATACTGACTTCTTAGATATTTATCCAATTCCACTTAGAAAAAAAGTCAAGAATTTAAATATAGATGGAATGTCCATGTTTCATTTTGGTCGAATAAAAGATTTTGTTGGTCTTAAACATCTTAGTTGTCGCAAATCTGACTTGGAATTTCTTTCTTGTATCGAGGATCTCTGCCAGCTTGAAACTTTAATAATTGGTGAAGAAAATCATTTTAGCAGTCTAAAGCCGCTTTCAAAATTAATGCTGAAAAGCTTGGATATAAGCTTTAGCAACGTAACGGACATCAGCCCACTGAAGAAGATGAAATCATTGGAAATTCTAAACTTGGGGAATACTAGCATTTATGATCTTTCACCCTTATTTGAACTTTCAAAGTTAAAGCATTTAGTTTTGCCTGATGAAACAGTTCTTTCGGTGACAGATAATCAGATTACAAAATTTGAAAAAGAAAATAAACTACAGCAAGAGCTGAAGAACTATTTGAATCAAAAAAGTAGTTCTACTCAAAATAACCAGGCAAAAGTAGAGTTAAATCCTGAATTCGATTATAACAAAAAGTGGTTTCTTGTCCCAGATGAGCATGATGTTTTTACGATGTAA